The Cucurbita pepo subsp. pepo cultivar mu-cu-16 chromosome LG08, ASM280686v2, whole genome shotgun sequence genome contains a region encoding:
- the LOC111801218 gene encoding pre-mRNA cleavage factor Im 25 kDa subunit 2-like: MVTSPVVNTYPLSSYTFGTKEPKLEKDTSVADRLARMKVNYMKEGMRTSVEAILLVQEHKHPHILLLQIGNTFCKLPGGRLKPGENEIEGLKRKLTSKLGANSPALQPDWQIGECVAIWWRPNFETVMYPYCPPHITKPKECKKLFIVHLSEREYFAVPKNLKLLAVPLFELYDNVQRYGPVISTIPQQLSRFQFNMITT; the protein is encoded by the exons ATGGTGACGTCGCCGGTGGTGAACACCTATCCACTTTCCAGCTACACCTTCGGCACCAAAGAGCCGAAGCTCGAGAAGGACACCTCCGTCGCCGATCGTCTTGCTCGCATGAAAGTCAA CTATATGAAGGAAGGCATGAGGACGAGTGTTGAAGCAATTCTGCTG GTGCAAGAACATAAGCATCCCCATATTCTACTTTTGCAAATTGGAAATACCTTTTGCAAGCTACCTGGTGGCCGGTTGAAGCCAGGAGAAAATG AAATTGAAGGTTTAAAGAGGAAACTGACGAGCAAACTGGGTGCAAATTCACCTGCCCTCCAGCCTGATTGGCAG ATTGGTGAATGCGTGGCTATTTGGTGGAGACCAAACTTTGAAACTGTTATGTATCCTTATTGCCCCCCTCATATAACGAAACCAAAG GAATGCAAAAAGCTTTTCATTGTTCACTTGTCTGAGAGAGAGTACTTCGCAGttcctaaaaatttgaagctgCTTGCAGTTCCTTTGTTTGAACTCTATGACAATGTTCAG AGATACGGACCTGTTATATCGACGATCCCGCAGCAGCTTTCCAGGTTTCAGTTCAACATGATCACCACATGA
- the LOC111800461 gene encoding uncharacterized protein LOC111800461 isoform X1 → MLMERQGEDDDVHDCTIKLRLNPKKRRDKVYIGCGAGFGGDRPTAALKLLQRVKDLNYLVLECLAERTLADRHQAMSSGGDGYDSRIADWMKLLLPLAVERNICIITNMGAMDPPGAQQNVIEIASSLGLSVSVAVAYEVSVKESGISTYLGAAPIVECLEKYHPNVIITSRVADAALFMAPMVYELGWNWDDFPRLSQGTLAGHLLECGCQLTGGYFMHPGDKHRSMHFQQLLDISLPYAEIDCDGKVYVAKAEETGGLLNFSTCAEQLLYEVGDPSAYITPDLVVDLSNVSFCSISSSKVFCSGAKPSIQVVPEKLLQLAPKDCGWKGWGEISYGGRECVLRAKAAEYLVRSWMEEVLNGVNQHIVSYIIGLDSLKASINSSSVEDIRLRMDGLFETKEHTLLFVREFTALYTNGPAGGGGISTGYKKEILLEKQLVGREHVFWRTGVKCTKAVELDSRPTDLREDPAKARTSPRVTLPCPIFAYADNPCAGSSPPETGHSPIPSGQKVALYNVAHSRAGDKGNDMNFSVIPHYPSDIERLKMIITPEWVKRVLSSLQNSSTFPDLDADKKRDEWIDEHVKVEIYEVKGIHSLNVVVRNILDGGVNCSRRIDRHGKTISDLVLNQQVVLPP, encoded by the exons ATGCTAATGGAGAGGCAGGGTGAAGATGATGACGTCCATGACTGCACAATTAAGCTG AGATTAAATCCTAAAAAACGGAGAGACAAGGTGTACATTGGCTGTGGAGCTGGATTTGGAGGAGATAGGCCAACTGCAGCTCTTAAATTGCTTCAGAGGGTTAAAGACCTAAACTATCTCGTGCTTGAATGCCTAGCGGAACGCACTCTTGCTGATCGGCATCAAGCTATGTCGTCTGGTGGCGATGGATACGATTCAAGGA TTGCAGATTGGATGAAATTGCTTCTTCCTTTGGCTGTGGAaagaaatatttgtataattaCCAACATGGGTGCAA TGGATCCCCCTGGGGCTCAGCAAAATGTTATAGAAATAGCAAGCAGTCTGGGGTTGAGTGTTTCGGTTGCAGTTGCTTACGAGGTTTCAGTAAAAGAATCAG GAATTAGCACGTATCTGGGAGCAGCTCCTATCGTCGAGTGTCTGGAAAAGTACCATCCAAATGTCATAATTACTTCTCGAGTCGCAGATGCTGCCCTATTTATGGCTCCAATG GTATATGAACTTGGTTGGAACTGGGATGATTTTCCAAGGTTATCACAGGGAACACTGGCTGGTCATCTTCTGGAATGTGGTTGTCAACTTACAGGGGGATACTTTATGCATCCAG GAGACAAGCATAGAAGTATGCATTTCCAACAGCTTCTGGATATATCACTGCCTTATGCTGAAATTGATTGTGATGGAAAAGTCTATGTAGCCAAGGCGGAAGAGACCGGAGGCCTTTTGAACTTCAGTACATGTGCCGAGCAACTTCTGTATGAGGTTGGCGATCCATCAGCTTATATCACCCCTGATTTG GTGGTTGACTTGAGCAATGTTTCGTTTTGCTCGATCTCCAGCTCCAAGGTTTTTTGTTCCGGAGCAAAACCGTCTATTCAAGTAGTGCCCGAGAAACTCTTGCAGTTGGCTCCaaag GACTGTGGATGGAAAGGATGGGGGGAGATATCCTATGGGGGACGGGAATGCGTTCTTCGCGCCAAAGCTGCCGAATATCTG GTTCGTTCGTGGATGGAAGAAGTATTGAATGGTGTTAATCAGCATATAGTTTCTTATATAATTGGACTTGACAGCCTTAAAGCATCCATCAATAGTAGTAGTGTCGAAGATATTCGGTTACGCATGGATGGACTATTCGAGACGAAAGAGCACACTCTCCTGTTTGTTAGAGAATTTACAGCTTTATACACAAATGGTCCAGCTGGTGGTGGCGGCATCAG CACTGGGTACAAGAAAGAAATTCTGCTCGAAAAACAATTG gtCGGACGCGAACACGTTTTCTGGCGAACAGGAGTGAAGTGTACTAAAGCAGTAGAATTAGACAGTCGACCAACGGATCTTCGTGAGGATCCAGCGAAGGCACGAACATCGCCCCGAGTAACATTGCCATGTCCAATATTCGCTTATGCAGACAACCCTTGTGCAGGCTCCTCGCCACCAGAAACTGGCCATTCTCCTATTCCATCTGGCCAGAAGGTTGCTCTTTACAATGTAGCCCATAGTAGAGCTGGTGACAAAGGGAATGACATGAACTTCTCAGTCATTCCTCATTATCCATCTGATATCGAGCGGTTGAAGATGATCATCACGCCCGAATGGGTGAAGAGAGTTCTTTCATCGCTGCAAAATTCATCGACGTTTCCTGATTTGGATGCAGATAAGAAGAGAGACGAGTGGATCGATGAACACGTGAAGGTCGAAATATACGAAGTTAAAGGTATCCATTCTTTGAATGTTGTTGTTCGTAACATTCTAGATGGCGGTGTGAACTGCTCTCGGAGAATCGATCGCCATGGGAAGACCATATCCGATCTCGTCTTGAACCAGCAAGTTGTTTTGCCGCCATAG
- the LOC111800672 gene encoding LIM domain-containing protein PLIM2b-like isoform X2 produces the protein MAFTGTLDKCKACNKTVYVVDLLSLEGNPYHKNCFRCSHCKGTLSMTSHSWMDGVLYCKPHFDQLFKESGNFANFQSKSEKKPELTRTNSKLSAMFCGTQDRCAACSKVVYPLEKISLEGECYHKNCFRCAHGGCNLTHSSYAALDGVLYCKHHFAQLFMVKGNYTHVLQAAANKKATTTPAEHAEKDGKPQPDSDTAQ, from the exons ATGGCTTTCACTGGAACATTGGATAAATGCAAGGCTTGTAATAAGACTGTTTATGTCGTCGATTTGTTGTCTCTTGAAGGCAATCCTTACCATAAGAATTGCTTCAGATGCAGCCACTGCAAAGGCACCCTTTCG ATGACCAGCCACTCGTGGATGGACGGTGTCCTGTATTGCAAGCCTCATTTTGATCAACTCTTCAAGGAATCTGGAAATTTCGCGAACTTTCAAT CCAAGTCTGAGAAGAAACCTGAATTG ACAAGGACCAACAGCAAACTCTCCGCCATGTTCTGTGGGACTCAAGATAGATGTGCTGCTTGCAGTAAAGTAGTTTATCCATTAGAAAAG ATCAGTCTTGAGGGGGAATGCTACCACAAGAACTGCTTCAGATGTGCTCATGGTGGATGCAATTTGACACACTCTTCTTATGCTGCTCTTGATGGTGTCCTGTACTGCAAGCACCATTTTGCTCAGCTCTTCATGGTCAAGGGCAACTATACCCATGTCCTTCAAGCTGCTGCAAACAAGAAAGCCACCACGACCCCGGCCGAACATGCCGAAAAAGATGGCAAGCCTCAGCCTGATTCCGACACGGCGCAGTAG
- the LOC111800672 gene encoding LIM domain-containing protein PLIM2b-like isoform X1, translating into MAFTGTLDKCKACNKTVYVVDLLSLEGNPYHKNCFRCSHCKGTLSMTSHSWMDGVLYCKPHFDQLFKESGNFANFQCSITVISLFLSVPFFFSYVPDILVHCSTAKSEKKPELTRTNSKLSAMFCGTQDRCAACSKVVYPLEKISLEGECYHKNCFRCAHGGCNLTHSSYAALDGVLYCKHHFAQLFMVKGNYTHVLQAAANKKATTTPAEHAEKDGKPQPDSDTAQ; encoded by the exons ATGGCTTTCACTGGAACATTGGATAAATGCAAGGCTTGTAATAAGACTGTTTATGTCGTCGATTTGTTGTCTCTTGAAGGCAATCCTTACCATAAGAATTGCTTCAGATGCAGCCACTGCAAAGGCACCCTTTCG ATGACCAGCCACTCGTGGATGGACGGTGTCCTGTATTGCAAGCCTCATTTTGATCAACTCTTCAAGGAATCTGGAAATTTCGCGAACTTTCAATGTAGTATAACCGTTATTTCCCTCTTTTTGTCtgttccttttttcttttcatatgtTCCTGACATTCTCGTTCATTGTTCAACAGCCAAGTCTGAGAAGAAACCTGAATTG ACAAGGACCAACAGCAAACTCTCCGCCATGTTCTGTGGGACTCAAGATAGATGTGCTGCTTGCAGTAAAGTAGTTTATCCATTAGAAAAG ATCAGTCTTGAGGGGGAATGCTACCACAAGAACTGCTTCAGATGTGCTCATGGTGGATGCAATTTGACACACTCTTCTTATGCTGCTCTTGATGGTGTCCTGTACTGCAAGCACCATTTTGCTCAGCTCTTCATGGTCAAGGGCAACTATACCCATGTCCTTCAAGCTGCTGCAAACAAGAAAGCCACCACGACCCCGGCCGAACATGCCGAAAAAGATGGCAAGCCTCAGCCTGATTCCGACACGGCGCAGTAG
- the LOC111800461 gene encoding uncharacterized protein LOC111800461 isoform X2: protein MLMERQGEDDDVHDCTIKLRLNPKKRRDKVYIGCGAGFGGDRPTAALKLLQRVKDLNYLVLECLAERTLADRHQAMSSGGDGYDSRNWMKLLLPLAVERNICIITNMGAMDPPGAQQNVIEIASSLGLSVSVAVAYEVSVKESGISTYLGAAPIVECLEKYHPNVIITSRVADAALFMAPMVYELGWNWDDFPRLSQGTLAGHLLECGCQLTGGYFMHPGDKHRSMHFQQLLDISLPYAEIDCDGKVYVAKAEETGGLLNFSTCAEQLLYEVGDPSAYITPDLVVDLSNVSFCSISSSKVFCSGAKPSIQVVPEKLLQLAPKDCGWKGWGEISYGGRECVLRAKAAEYLVRSWMEEVLNGVNQHIVSYIIGLDSLKASINSSSVEDIRLRMDGLFETKEHTLLFVREFTALYTNGPAGGGGISTGYKKEILLEKQLVGREHVFWRTGVKCTKAVELDSRPTDLREDPAKARTSPRVTLPCPIFAYADNPCAGSSPPETGHSPIPSGQKVALYNVAHSRAGDKGNDMNFSVIPHYPSDIERLKMIITPEWVKRVLSSLQNSSTFPDLDADKKRDEWIDEHVKVEIYEVKGIHSLNVVVRNILDGGVNCSRRIDRHGKTISDLVLNQQVVLPP, encoded by the exons ATGCTAATGGAGAGGCAGGGTGAAGATGATGACGTCCATGACTGCACAATTAAGCTG AGATTAAATCCTAAAAAACGGAGAGACAAGGTGTACATTGGCTGTGGAGCTGGATTTGGAGGAGATAGGCCAACTGCAGCTCTTAAATTGCTTCAGAGGGTTAAAGACCTAAACTATCTCGTGCTTGAATGCCTAGCGGAACGCACTCTTGCTGATCGGCATCAAGCTATGTCGTCTGGTGGCGATGGATACGATTCAAGGA ATTGGATGAAATTGCTTCTTCCTTTGGCTGTGGAaagaaatatttgtataattaCCAACATGGGTGCAA TGGATCCCCCTGGGGCTCAGCAAAATGTTATAGAAATAGCAAGCAGTCTGGGGTTGAGTGTTTCGGTTGCAGTTGCTTACGAGGTTTCAGTAAAAGAATCAG GAATTAGCACGTATCTGGGAGCAGCTCCTATCGTCGAGTGTCTGGAAAAGTACCATCCAAATGTCATAATTACTTCTCGAGTCGCAGATGCTGCCCTATTTATGGCTCCAATG GTATATGAACTTGGTTGGAACTGGGATGATTTTCCAAGGTTATCACAGGGAACACTGGCTGGTCATCTTCTGGAATGTGGTTGTCAACTTACAGGGGGATACTTTATGCATCCAG GAGACAAGCATAGAAGTATGCATTTCCAACAGCTTCTGGATATATCACTGCCTTATGCTGAAATTGATTGTGATGGAAAAGTCTATGTAGCCAAGGCGGAAGAGACCGGAGGCCTTTTGAACTTCAGTACATGTGCCGAGCAACTTCTGTATGAGGTTGGCGATCCATCAGCTTATATCACCCCTGATTTG GTGGTTGACTTGAGCAATGTTTCGTTTTGCTCGATCTCCAGCTCCAAGGTTTTTTGTTCCGGAGCAAAACCGTCTATTCAAGTAGTGCCCGAGAAACTCTTGCAGTTGGCTCCaaag GACTGTGGATGGAAAGGATGGGGGGAGATATCCTATGGGGGACGGGAATGCGTTCTTCGCGCCAAAGCTGCCGAATATCTG GTTCGTTCGTGGATGGAAGAAGTATTGAATGGTGTTAATCAGCATATAGTTTCTTATATAATTGGACTTGACAGCCTTAAAGCATCCATCAATAGTAGTAGTGTCGAAGATATTCGGTTACGCATGGATGGACTATTCGAGACGAAAGAGCACACTCTCCTGTTTGTTAGAGAATTTACAGCTTTATACACAAATGGTCCAGCTGGTGGTGGCGGCATCAG CACTGGGTACAAGAAAGAAATTCTGCTCGAAAAACAATTG gtCGGACGCGAACACGTTTTCTGGCGAACAGGAGTGAAGTGTACTAAAGCAGTAGAATTAGACAGTCGACCAACGGATCTTCGTGAGGATCCAGCGAAGGCACGAACATCGCCCCGAGTAACATTGCCATGTCCAATATTCGCTTATGCAGACAACCCTTGTGCAGGCTCCTCGCCACCAGAAACTGGCCATTCTCCTATTCCATCTGGCCAGAAGGTTGCTCTTTACAATGTAGCCCATAGTAGAGCTGGTGACAAAGGGAATGACATGAACTTCTCAGTCATTCCTCATTATCCATCTGATATCGAGCGGTTGAAGATGATCATCACGCCCGAATGGGTGAAGAGAGTTCTTTCATCGCTGCAAAATTCATCGACGTTTCCTGATTTGGATGCAGATAAGAAGAGAGACGAGTGGATCGATGAACACGTGAAGGTCGAAATATACGAAGTTAAAGGTATCCATTCTTTGAATGTTGTTGTTCGTAACATTCTAGATGGCGGTGTGAACTGCTCTCGGAGAATCGATCGCCATGGGAAGACCATATCCGATCTCGTCTTGAACCAGCAAGTTGTTTTGCCGCCATAG